ATTGGTGAAATTTCATCTTGAAATTGGGAGCAGGGACTTCCCACAATTTCCCATCCAACGACCGATGCATAGTATTACGGGGAAAGTATTTATACAAGTGAGATGATTAGTTATTCCCCCGAAATCTTTACGAGTGGTCTGTGCCTGACAGGGTACTATACACAGAAACAATCAATTTGATTGAATTATGTACATTATGACGAATATTAGATGGTGTTTAGCGTGAATGGTGATGTAGATGTGGTAGAGCATGGTTGTGTCCGAATGTGTCCGAGTGTGTGTCCAAGTGTGTCGGAGTGAGTGGGAGGATTGTGTCCAAGTGTGTCCGATCATTGTGTCCGAGTGTGTCCGATCATTGTGTCCGCGTGTGTCGGAGGATTGTATCCGTGTTTGTCCGAGGATTGCATCCGAGTGTTTCCGAGTAAAACCTGACGGAAAGTATAAGTAAGTGATTGGTTCCATCGATCACCCTCAGcaataaggtttgattttaattagattttaagTGAGGAAGTGCATTGTGTATGAAAGGTTAATGAGCGTCGTTGTGGTCGTGAACGTAAATATTGTGTCGTGTcatgtgttattgtaataaGTTGTTAAATTGAAGCAAGTAAAGAATCTGAACCCTCGTTCCTTCCCAACACGGACACGGAACTGGTTACGGAGGAGTCTAAAGAGCATCTTTATTAAATGCAGcacaattaaaaatatattttgtatatttacactGACAGGTAACGTCTGCTATGTTAAAGTACACGAGTCTATGAATCTCGAGCTAGTTAACCCACCATTAATTACACGTGAACAATTGGCCGTTGTACACACGATGTCTGGTGAAAGTATCGTTAGTAGAGACTATCATGTAGGGCTGACATAAACATATCATACTTCAATCTCGTACATAATTAATTACGACTTCAAAAGAAAACTAGTCATTACTGAGTAAGTGTTTTTTTATAGCTTGTAACACCAAGACATATCAACTAAACGTCATTAACTTTAATTCTACACATGCCACTAACACTATATTAAAACCCTACAGTAGAGTACGTGTATACATTAgtaaaatattgacatttgtgCTTCCTGAATAGTATATGGTATAATGTAATGATACAtctatgtgtatattatatggTATAACGTAATGATACAtctatgtgtatattatatggTATAACGTAATGATACAtctatgtttatattatatggtataatgtaatgatacatctatgtttatattatatggtataatgtaatgatacatctatgtttatattatatggtATAACGTAATGATACAtctatgtttatattatatggtATAACGTAATAATACATCTATCTTTATATTATATGGTATAATGTAATGATACAtctatgtgtatattatatggTATAACATAAAGATACAtctatgtgtatattatatggtataatgtaataatacatctatgtttatattatatggtataatgtaatgatacatctatgtttatattatatggtATAACGTAATGATACAtctatgtgtatattatatggtataatgtaatgatacatctatgtttatattatatggtataatgtaatgatacatatatgtgtatattatatggTATAACGTAATGATACAtctatgtttatattatatggtATAACGTAATGATACAtctatgtttatattatatggtATAACGTAATAATACAtctatgtgtatattatatggTATAACGTAATGATACAtctatgtgtatattatatggTATAACGTAATGATACAtctatgtgtatattatatggTATAACGTAATGATACAtctatgtgtatattatatggTATAACGTAATGATACAtctatgtgtatattatatggTATAACGTAATGATACAtctatgtgtatattatatggtataatgtaatgatacatctatgtgtatattatatggTATAACGTAATGATACAtctatgtgtatattatatggTATAACGTAATGATACAtctatgtgtatattatatggTATAACGTAATGATACAtctatgtgtatattatatggTATAACGTAATGATACAtctatgtttatattatatggtataatgtaatgatacatctatgtgtatattatatggTATAACGTAATGATACAtctatgtgtatattatatggTATAACGTAATGATACAtctatgtgtatattatatggtataatgtaataatacatctatgtgtatattatatggtataatgtaatgatacatctatgtgtatattatatggTATAACGTAATGATACAtctatgtgtatattatatggtataatgtaatgatacatctatgtttatattatatggtATAACGTAATGATACAtctatgtttatattatatgcTCTCATACTCTCCTAGATATTTACGATTGTGATATTCATGAAGTCAATTTTCTATTTGTTTGGAGTTTTTTTCCAATTCGGAAACAGGAAAACAGTTTGGCATCAAAAATCACTGGAATACTATATGTGCGTTATCTATGCTATACAGATTGGTCACGTGCCATCCATTTTCAGCAAATTCTTGGTTGTTGATTGAAGTTTGTTGCACGTTTACGCGTACCCAATAAAATTAGacttgatattttttatatttttctttatagAATACCACAATGTTTCATAATAATTTCGTCTGATTTcttaagtacaaatgtatattaacaAGGGTATTTTGAAGTATTCATATACAAATGAACCATGTCGCGGATACGTATATTGGTTAAAACACAATGTACATTATCCtgacatgatgatatacatatatacactgtacatgtacattatactgacatgatgatatagatatacaaaatgtacactgtacatgtacattacattctatactgacatgatgatatagatatatttgatatattgacatGATAGGCATAAACATGTTCACATGATACACGATGTACACGTATATACATGTTCACATGATACACGATGTACACGTACGTACATTCATGTTCACATGATACACGATGTACACGTACATAAATTATATGAACTGATATACACATGCAAACtgaaaatattgatgtaaataATTACCATATAATTGTGTTAGCACGGGGATTTACATGTGGTTTTTAATTCTTATAATCTAATTATTTATGAGTCGTTTTTAGTGATTATAGATGGGCACTTCCTTATTTCTCACACGAGATCAAAACGAACTGTCTGGCCCATTCTCAAAATTCCACAAGTGATAAAACCAGATACCTATAATGTTACGTAGGTCTCTAGAATCGGGACAGCTAGAATTATAAGTTTGATGAATATGTTCTGATTTGTTTCAATAATCATGCTACTACACCAGTACTTGATAAATATCACTGTTAGAACATCATGAGTCAATGTTTTAGAAAAAACTTAATTGTAAATTCCACGAATTCCAGTGATATAACTGATGACGTACAGGTGAGCAAGAAGATTAATTGGACCAACCCGTGCCTTGACCGACCCGTGCCTTGACCGGTCCGTGCACCTCGTATAACTAGGCTCTGTCAGATTGCACTTCGGCCAGTGACCACCAGGAATGTAATTGAAATACCTAGGTTTAATTAGGATTGGCCCCATATGGTTTGTCGCTCTGATATACAAACTTACCAGGTACAAGTTAATCTGATTTCACCAGGCGTGTGTcactatataaacaatattgatTTCCATTGTTTTTTGTTGACCTAAGTTTTCGCcagttttaaatatatatacggCCGGCTATGTTTAGATAACTTTGGTGTCACGCCGTGTCAAGAGGAAATTATGACGACCTCAGCATTTATTCCAGAATACTTAGAATGCTCACTCAAGTCTCATATTATAATAACCTCTGTAATCTACCCATACCAACCAGCGTCAGATAAGTATGTCGGTAGAGCGAGAACACATATGTAATTCATGAATTAAGTTAATATATTATATCCAATCGCTTACGTGTCTCTAAGGACCGTGGGTACAAAGAAACCCCCTCACCCTGGAGTGGCCTACAAGGACCCCGGGTACAAAGGAAACCCCTCACTCTGGAGTGGCCTACAAGGACACCGGGTACAAAGGAAACCCCTCACTCTGGAGTGGCCTACAAGGACCCCGGTACAAAGGAAACCCCCTCACTCTGGAGTGGCCTACAAGGACCCCGGGTACAAAGAAACCCCCTCACTCTGGAGTGGCCTACAAGGACCCCGGGTACAAAGAAACCCCTCACTCTGGAGTGGCCTACAAGGACCCCGGGTACAAAGGAACCCCCTCACTCTGGAGTGGCCTACAAGGACCCCGAGTACAAAGGAAACCCCTCACTCTGGAGTGGCATACAAGGACCCCGGTACAAAGGAAACCCCCTCACTCTGGAGTGGCCTACAAGGACACCGGGTACAAAGGAAACCCCTCACTCTGGAGTGGCCTACAAGGACCCCGGGTACAAAGAAACCCCCTCACTCTGGAGTGGCATACAAGGACCCCGGTACAAAGGAAACCCCTCACTCTGGAGTGGCATACAAGGACCCCGGGTACAAAGGAAACCCCTCACTCTGGAGTGGCCTACAAGGACCCCGGGTACAAAGAAACCCCCTCGCTCTGGAGTGGCCTACAAGGACCCCGGGTACAAAGAAACCCCCTCACTCTGGAGTGGCATACAAGGACCCCGAGTACAAAGGAAACCCCTCACTCTGGAGTGGCATACAAGGACCCCGGGTACAAAGAAACCCCCTCACTCTGGAGTGGCCTACAAGGACCCCGGGTACAAAGAAACCCCCTCGCTCTGGAGTGGCCTACAAGGACCCCGGGTACAAAGGAAACCCCTCGCTCTGGAGTGGCCTACAAGGACCCCGGGTACAAAGAAACCCCCTGGCTCTGGAGTGGCCTACACATTTGTCGCCTCCTATAATCATGCAGTGGTTAACAGCTGTATGTTGGGCCAGACCATAACTTACTGCAACAATCATATTATAAGTATAAAACTGCAGTAACATGTATGATGTCATTATCACACATTAACTTTCTTAGTTATCATGAATAATATTTATGTGAAACTTGTATGTGTTCACTCGAGACATAAAATTCAGTTTTCAAGTTTTACAGCATAgtataatacaaaaatacaacacttacacatgaaataatcacatcacatatatcatcatcatcatacattaATTGTGCTCTCTTGGGAGCATTCTAATACATTTACTGTGTCTAATACATTAATTGTGTTCCCTTGGGAGAATTCCAATACATTAATTGTGGTCCCTTGGTAGAATGTTGTGCCCCTGTCTACAAATTtgcatttatatttttaaatatgtaacGCCAATGTGTTATAACAGCGGCCTCGTTCTTTGTATGTGTGATATAAACTTACTAAGGAATCAAATGTGTTGGTAgaataccaaacatacactaAGATGTGATGTAATAAGATATGGGTGTAACCCAGGGGAGGAAGCAGTCTGATTGACATACAGACCACCTTCATTACGTAGTGTAATAATGATGACCTATGTTTTTATCAGATTGGATAACTCGGAGTCTTAGAACCTGATGAAACAAGATTATCATATAGCTATACCCGAGCCTACGCTGCAAACTTCGCTCTCATTTTTTGGTGTTTTTCTTTAGTTTCGCGAAAACGAGATTACCCTGTGAAGTACATGCATGTTAAATTCCCTCCGGACAGGTGTATCCATCTGGTGTGAGATTGATAAACTCATTCATCTCTTTGGGGGTATCTCAGTCCAACGGGTACAAGCACGATGCTTGGCGTTTGGCAGATTAGATAATTGAGATCTCACTTCCAAGGCGGTGAATGATAATTTGTCTCTTATCCTGTTATCTTACTTTCGACTCAACAGATTCCCTTTCATTCAAGTTTCTTCTTTCAATAATGTTACCAATTTTGtgacattgtttattttgtttttacaaattttgttcaatataaTGTGGGTTGAATATTCATCAACATGGATGGGATTCTCAATATTCTACACATGTacctttattttttaaattttcaaaccAGTCATTTTTGTTCCCGTTGCCATTTTACAACGTGTATAAATAAAAGTGTGTCATAGTAaagttttaaaagatttttgttgattttgtgaCGTTTTTCTCCTCGTGGAGAAATAGATGACATCGCGTAAGTCTCTGGTGACATGGACTCCTCACTTCGTTCTAAGGTGTGATAGTCAGTGAGTAAAGCGGTCTTTAACCGATTTGATTATCTATATGTTAAGTGGATACATTTCGTCAGTTGTTTACCTGGACGGGACATGTGTGATAATTCACACATGAAGCAGACAAATCTTTGATATACAGGTGGGGTCGCTCAACAACTTTCACTCAATTGGGTATGTGGTTGTGTAACCCACGAGATTATCCTTCATTAGAGACGATTTACCGCGACCCAATATACGATTCCGTAAAATATAGCCCATTTTTTGTCCGGGTATTATTCACCTATAAATACGCTATTGACAACAAACCTGTGTCTGGTATACATAATTTGTATATACCTACCTTATGAAAGTATGACAAGAGTCCAGCTGTCTATCATACCGGGACTGTGTGTATCACTGTAAGGCCACTACACGCTCCACAACACACAATTCTATTGGTGTGGTCACTGAGGCGTGGAGAAAATCAGGTTGCTTGTATTACCTATGTACCTATTATAGTAGGAAATGAGGGCAGTTATGCTGTAGAGGTGGATAGGAATGCTGTGTCGGTGGTGTGTACTGGTCCGGCGTTGACTACCAGAGAAAGTGTCACACCTGTTAACATAATGGACCTTAATTATAATTTGAATGCTAATCTCAACAGTTCTGGTGGCTACAACATCATGCCATCACAACAGAACACTGCTGGAACATCAATGTGGATCGGAAGTTACCCGTCCCAGCAGCAGTTACAGCAGTTGTCTGGCCAGATGGCGACCATGAACATTGCTGACACAGGGACGAATTATTTGGATACATACATGGCTCTGTCACAACAAAATGGACTGGGTGTGCCTGCTCACACACCCAATACGGATTTTTATGTGACATCTGTTCAGCAGGCTCCCACGGGTGGAATTAACACGACATTGGCGAACAGTAATAATGGTATGGATCTACAGGCAGCTACGAGACTTGCCAACCAACAATTGTCACCAACGTTAGGTATTGAAATGGCACAAGTTCAGATGATGAGCACTGAACAACAAGTGGCACTGCTGACCGAATTACAGCGTAAAAACGCAGCAGCTGGTCTACTTCCACCCCAGTTCCCCCCACCCGCGTATCCAACTAACCAGCAACCACAGTTCCCAAAGCAGTATGTTGTGTCGAGTACCATAAGCAGTAGTTCTGCTCCAATGTCGCCTTCTTCCACGGGTTCCAGTTCGGCTCCCCAGACTCCAACGTCGGAGAGATACGGAACGACGTTGGGTGTCAAATCCAGCTCTCCCGAAAGCACCGGAAGTAATCTACATCAGCGGTCTTTTACGATTTCTGAAACGAGCAGCACTACGTCATCAACATCAGTGCCTGGATCACCAACTTGTGGTCTGTCATCTtttaatgatgacgtcatagactcGCCACGATTTCTCAGGTCACCGTCAAACCCGGATACTCCTTCAAAATCTACACATGCTCCAATTCGTTCGAAATCACTAAAATATGATGTAAGATTTCCACAGGATAAGTGCCACAAATGTTTAAAGAAGGTGTATAAGGTAGAAAGTGTGGGCCCTGTCAAAGGCGCAGTGTACCATAACACGTGCTTTACATGCAAGACATGTAAAACCAAATTAACACTAAAGAATTATTATTTGAGCCAAAATGATAAGTATGACGTTTCTGTTTATTGCAAATCACATCAACCAACTATAGCGGACAAGGGAGGCCATCTTGATGCTAACTCCATACTTATCAAAGGAGCCATGAGTGTGCCCAAACTCGATAAAGTCAATGAGCAAATCAAGGTTAACAAAAATAGCAAGTACCACATGGACGCGAACTCGCTGGACATTTCTCATGCGCGAAACGTACCCGCCACTGATTTACAGACAGGTAATAAGGTCAAGGCCAAAGCGTGGAAGAAAAAGGACAGAGCAATTGACATAGTCCCTCCACGGGACGTTATACGTCATAGTGATCTAGTGCCAGAGTATGACGTAGAGGAATACGAGCACGCGCTTGTGGAACAGCAGCCGGACTACCATTGTTCGCGTCACTAAGGTGCGGTAAATGTGCTGAGATTCGATGTGGTTATATCGGCCTTGTATATGGCATAAAACATCACTGCCAGGTAACATTTTGCCCGTTATATCGTTTAAATGTGGTACGTATTTTGTATCGTGCTTGACAGTTCCGCGTATCGGGTATATTtcacatatatattgatatatatatatatatatatatacctctcTAATTCCTTATCACAGCGGTAATGTGACGTTGGTTTAGggtattgtattatttatttatgaatacTTTATACTATATTGAAGTACTGCCTATTGTGTAAACTGAACGCACGTGCTTTCATTTTGGACATGTTGGACAAGTACGAATGTGCACGGAACTGAATAGCGGAAGTGACGTTCAATATCAAACACTAAAATATGAATACTCTATTTATACAAATCAAATTAACTCAACACTTTTCAATCAAAATTGGATACCGGTTCTTCACTGAATCAGCACCATTTTATGTTCATATTTACAAATACTCAATCATTCCGATAATCCATCAGTATTttcccgtcatttgtacaatatacCTCTGTTATCAACTGTCCTACTAATTCTCAATAAAACCTGTACCATGCAAAATAAGGGAGCATGCCCCAATTATTTTTGTGGATATGTTTTTTTGTGCGGACGCATTATGTAATCTGATTATCTGTGTGGACTGTGTACATTGATCTAGATTTGTGTTGACTGTGTACATTGATGATCTGTGTGGACTGTGTACATTGATGATCTGTGTGGACTGTGTACACTGATGATCTGTGTGGACTGTGTACACTAATGATCTGTGTGGACTGTGTACACTGATGATTTGTGTGGACTGTGTACACTGATGATTTGTGTGGACTGTGTACACTGATGATTTGTGTGGACTGTGTACATTGATGatttctgtggactgtgtacACTGATGATCTGTGTGGACTGTGTACACTGATGATTTGTGTGGACTATATACACTGATGATCTGTGTGGACTGTGTACATTGATGatttctgtggactgtgtacACTGGTGATCTGTGTGGACTGTGTACACTGATGATCTGTGTGGACTGTGTACACTGATGATTTGTGTGGACTGTGTACACTGATGATCTGTGTGGACTGTGTACACTGATGATTTGTGTGGACTGTGTACACTGATGATTTGTGTGGACTGTGTACACTGGTGATCTGTGTGGACTGTGTACACTGATGATTTGTGTGGACTGTACACTGATGATCTGTGTGGACTGTGTACACTGATGATCTGTGTGGACTGTGTACACTGATGATCTGTGTGGACTGTACACTGATGATCTAGATTTGTGTGGACTGTGTACATTGATGATTTGTGTGGACTGTGTACACTGATGATCTGTGTGGACTGTGTACATTGATGATTTGTGTGGACTGTGTACACTGATAATCTGTGTGGACTGTGTACACTGATCTAGATTTGTGTGGACTGTGTACACTGATGATTTGTGTGGAATGTGTACACTGATGATCTGTGTGGACTGTGTACACTGGTGATCTGTGTGGACTGTGTACACTGATGATTTGTGTGGACTGTGTACACTGATGATCTGTGTGGACTGTGTACACTGATGATTTGTGTGGACTGTGTACACTGATCTAGATTTGTGTGGACTGTGTACACTGATGATTTGTGTGGAATGTGTACACTGATTATTTGTGTGGACTGTGTACACTGATGATCTGTGTGGACTGTGTACATTGATGATCTGTGTGGACTGTGTACACTGATGATCTGTGTGGACTGTGTACACTGATGA
Above is a window of Pecten maximus chromosome 7, xPecMax1.1, whole genome shotgun sequence DNA encoding:
- the LOC117330380 gene encoding LIM domain-containing protein 1-like, whose product is MDLNYNLNANLNSSGGYNIMPSQQNTAGTSMWIGSYPSQQQLQQLSGQMATMNIADTGTNYLDTYMALSQQNGLGVPAHTPNTDFYVTSVQQAPTGGINTTLANSNNGMDLQAATRLANQQLSPTLGIEMAQVQMMSTEQQVALLTELQRKNAAAGLLPPQFPPPAYPTNQQPQFPKQYVVSSTISSSSAPMSPSSTGSSSAPQTPTSERYGTTLGVKSSSPESTGSNLHQRSFTISETSSTTSSTSVPGSPTCGLSSFNDDVIDSPRFLRSPSNPDTPSKSTHAPIRSKSLKYDVRFPQDKCHKCLKKVYKVESVGPVKGAVYHNTCFTCKTCKTKLTLKNYYLSQNDKYDVSVYCKSHQPTIADKGGHLDANSILIKGAMSVPKLDKVNEQIKVNKNSKYHMDANSLDISHARNVPATDLQTGNKVKAKAWKKKDRAIDIVPPRDVIRHSDLVPEYDVEEYEHALVEQQPDYHCSRH